The following are encoded in a window of Manduca sexta isolate Smith_Timp_Sample1 chromosome 16, JHU_Msex_v1.0, whole genome shotgun sequence genomic DNA:
- the LOC115447348 gene encoding FAS-associated factor 1 isoform X1, whose protein sequence is MAENREEILANFQGITAIEDVAEAIYHLEETNWDLLAAINRVMPQDGNSSAAPSNDTHDVEMIDDDISVITPKTHPPDREDSNQASTSSPNNSTTDLVELQVHCNNKIHEIKMSGSATVSDLKKRLEVVCGVPVCRQQISGLGGSRATSGAALASLGLARNAILRLKPADQLMADDEVADRLTMTYVLHVKHEEKDYTLKYPGTKTVREVKNDIYSLTDIPARHQVWTGWPTVTGLDDTVLAMVGLQLPQHELTVKRAASKQQKEYKRIIVESSDSDNSSVEEIEDTADGFTGEDDMFVDLVQSERLQPLMSDNVEDEALGCIEFAARFRARYGPNSPNFFEGTLHDAIKESCLKPAKERKLLGVYLHHEQSVLSNVFCAQLLGADAVLQTLSANFIVYGWDLTHPHNNNMLLTSIANALGPVASMTIRSIPVDRLPALLIIMRVRSNTEIYSVINGNVGVSELVGGLVEALERFGAQRDEDARLERERDARQRVKREQDEAYMRSLEADRAKEEIKKQQELERNQELERAESERLMEEAKKEAMRSVAASRVPPEPSEAARGVTRIRVRLPPPHHDCLERRFHEDDTLAAVLDFLASKGYPQENYKVISSWPRRDLTTESHSSTLKALKLCPQETVMLEER, encoded by the exons ATGGCAGAAAATAGAGAAGAAATTTTAGCAAATTTTCAG GGTATAACTGCAATAGAAGATGTTGCTGAGGCGATATACCATCTCGAAGAGACAAATTGGGACTTGCTT GCCGCGATCAACAGAGTGATGCCACAGGACGGCAACAGTTCCGCGGCGCCCAGCAACGACACACACGACGTCGAGATGATCGACGACGATATATCTGTGATAACACCAAAAACCCACCCGCCAG aCCGAGAAGACAGTAATCAAGCGTCAACGTCGTCGCCCAACAACAGCACAACAGACCTGGTGGAGCTACAGGTCCACTGTAACAACAAAATACACGAGATCAAGATGTCAGGATCGGCGACAGTCA GTGATTTAAAGAAACGTCTGGAGGTGGTGTGCGGCGTGCCGGTGTGCCGCCAGCAGATCTCGGGGCTGGGCGGGTCGCGCGCCACGTCGGGCGCCGCGCTCGCCAGCCTCGGCCTGGCGCGCAACGCCATCCTCAGGCTCAAGCCCGCCGACCAGCTCATGGCGGACGACGA GGTGGCGGATAGGTTAACAATGACGTATGTACTCCACGTAAAACATGAAGAGAAAGACTACACGCTAAAATACCCCGGCACGAAGACGGTGCGAGAAGTTAAAAACGACATTTATTCGCTAACAGACATTCCCGCTAGGCATCAG GTCTGGACAGGTTGGCCCACTGTGACTGGTTTGGACGACACAGTGTTGGCGATGGTCGGGCTGCAGCTGCCACAACACGAACTCACAGTCAAACGGGCTGCCAGCAAACAACAGAAAGAATACAAAAGG ATAATAGTGGAGAGCTCAGACAGCGATAACAGTTCGGTGGAGGAGATAGAGGACACGGCGGATGGGTTCACCGGCGAGGACGACATGTTCGTGGACCTCGTGCAGTCTGAGAGGCTACAGCCGCTGA TGTCGGACAACGTGGAGGACGAGGCGCTGGGCTGCATTGAGTTCGCAGCGCGGTTCCGCGCCCGCTACGGGCCCAACTCGCCCAACTTCTTCGAGGGCACATTGCACGACGCCATCAAGGAGTCCTGCCTCAAACCTGCCAAAGAG AGAAAGTTGCTAGGCGTATACCTACACCACGAACAGTCGGTGCTGTCGAACGTGTTCTGCGCGCAGCTGCTGGGCGCCGACGCGGTACTACAGACGCTCTCCGCCAACTTCATCGTATACGGATGGGACCTCACGCACCCGCACAATAACAACAT GCTACTGACGTCGATCGCGAACGCCCTCGGCCCAGTGGCGAGCATGACCATACGTAGCATCCCCGTGGACCGGCTGCCCGCGCTGCTAATCATCATGCGCGTGCGCTCAAACACAGAGATATACTCTGTTATCAACG GCAACGTGGGCGTGTCGGAGCTGGTGGGCGGGCTGGTGGAGGCGCTGGAGCGGTTCGGCGCCCAGCGCGACGAGGACGCGCGGCTCGAGCGCGAGCGCGACGCACGCCAGCGAGTCAAGCGCGAGCAGGACGAGGCCTACATGCGCAGTCTGGAGGCCGACAG AGCtaaagaagaaataaagaaaCAACAAGAATTAGAAAGGAATCAAGAGTTAGAACGGGCGGAATCAGAGAGACTAATGGAGGAAGCAAAGAAAGAG GCGATGCGGTCGGTAGCGGCGTCGCGCGTCCCCCCGGAGCCGTCggaggcggcgcgcggcgtcACGCGCATCCGCGTGCGACTGCCGCCGCCGCACCACGACTGTCTCGAGCGACGCTTCCACGAGGACGACACGCTCGCG GCAGTATTAGATTTCCTTGCATCCAAAGGCTACCCACAAGAGAACTACAAGGTTATATCAAGTTGGCCTAGAAGAGAC TTGACAACGGAATCTCACAGCAGCACACTGAAGGCGTTAAAGCTGTGCCCGCAAGAGACAGTGATGCTAGAAGAGCGGTGA
- the LOC115447348 gene encoding FAS-associated factor 1 isoform X2 — MPQDGNSSAAPSNDTHDVEMIDDDISVITPKTHPPDREDSNQASTSSPNNSTTDLVELQVHCNNKIHEIKMSGSATVSDLKKRLEVVCGVPVCRQQISGLGGSRATSGAALASLGLARNAILRLKPADQLMADDEVADRLTMTYVLHVKHEEKDYTLKYPGTKTVREVKNDIYSLTDIPARHQVWTGWPTVTGLDDTVLAMVGLQLPQHELTVKRAASKQQKEYKRIIVESSDSDNSSVEEIEDTADGFTGEDDMFVDLVQSERLQPLMSDNVEDEALGCIEFAARFRARYGPNSPNFFEGTLHDAIKESCLKPAKERKLLGVYLHHEQSVLSNVFCAQLLGADAVLQTLSANFIVYGWDLTHPHNNNMLLTSIANALGPVASMTIRSIPVDRLPALLIIMRVRSNTEIYSVINGNVGVSELVGGLVEALERFGAQRDEDARLERERDARQRVKREQDEAYMRSLEADRAKEEIKKQQELERNQELERAESERLMEEAKKEAMRSVAASRVPPEPSEAARGVTRIRVRLPPPHHDCLERRFHEDDTLAAVLDFLASKGYPQENYKVISSWPRRDLTTESHSSTLKALKLCPQETVMLEER, encoded by the exons ATGCCACAGGACGGCAACAGTTCCGCGGCGCCCAGCAACGACACACACGACGTCGAGATGATCGACGACGATATATCTGTGATAACACCAAAAACCCACCCGCCAG aCCGAGAAGACAGTAATCAAGCGTCAACGTCGTCGCCCAACAACAGCACAACAGACCTGGTGGAGCTACAGGTCCACTGTAACAACAAAATACACGAGATCAAGATGTCAGGATCGGCGACAGTCA GTGATTTAAAGAAACGTCTGGAGGTGGTGTGCGGCGTGCCGGTGTGCCGCCAGCAGATCTCGGGGCTGGGCGGGTCGCGCGCCACGTCGGGCGCCGCGCTCGCCAGCCTCGGCCTGGCGCGCAACGCCATCCTCAGGCTCAAGCCCGCCGACCAGCTCATGGCGGACGACGA GGTGGCGGATAGGTTAACAATGACGTATGTACTCCACGTAAAACATGAAGAGAAAGACTACACGCTAAAATACCCCGGCACGAAGACGGTGCGAGAAGTTAAAAACGACATTTATTCGCTAACAGACATTCCCGCTAGGCATCAG GTCTGGACAGGTTGGCCCACTGTGACTGGTTTGGACGACACAGTGTTGGCGATGGTCGGGCTGCAGCTGCCACAACACGAACTCACAGTCAAACGGGCTGCCAGCAAACAACAGAAAGAATACAAAAGG ATAATAGTGGAGAGCTCAGACAGCGATAACAGTTCGGTGGAGGAGATAGAGGACACGGCGGATGGGTTCACCGGCGAGGACGACATGTTCGTGGACCTCGTGCAGTCTGAGAGGCTACAGCCGCTGA TGTCGGACAACGTGGAGGACGAGGCGCTGGGCTGCATTGAGTTCGCAGCGCGGTTCCGCGCCCGCTACGGGCCCAACTCGCCCAACTTCTTCGAGGGCACATTGCACGACGCCATCAAGGAGTCCTGCCTCAAACCTGCCAAAGAG AGAAAGTTGCTAGGCGTATACCTACACCACGAACAGTCGGTGCTGTCGAACGTGTTCTGCGCGCAGCTGCTGGGCGCCGACGCGGTACTACAGACGCTCTCCGCCAACTTCATCGTATACGGATGGGACCTCACGCACCCGCACAATAACAACAT GCTACTGACGTCGATCGCGAACGCCCTCGGCCCAGTGGCGAGCATGACCATACGTAGCATCCCCGTGGACCGGCTGCCCGCGCTGCTAATCATCATGCGCGTGCGCTCAAACACAGAGATATACTCTGTTATCAACG GCAACGTGGGCGTGTCGGAGCTGGTGGGCGGGCTGGTGGAGGCGCTGGAGCGGTTCGGCGCCCAGCGCGACGAGGACGCGCGGCTCGAGCGCGAGCGCGACGCACGCCAGCGAGTCAAGCGCGAGCAGGACGAGGCCTACATGCGCAGTCTGGAGGCCGACAG AGCtaaagaagaaataaagaaaCAACAAGAATTAGAAAGGAATCAAGAGTTAGAACGGGCGGAATCAGAGAGACTAATGGAGGAAGCAAAGAAAGAG GCGATGCGGTCGGTAGCGGCGTCGCGCGTCCCCCCGGAGCCGTCggaggcggcgcgcggcgtcACGCGCATCCGCGTGCGACTGCCGCCGCCGCACCACGACTGTCTCGAGCGACGCTTCCACGAGGACGACACGCTCGCG GCAGTATTAGATTTCCTTGCATCCAAAGGCTACCCACAAGAGAACTACAAGGTTATATCAAGTTGGCCTAGAAGAGAC TTGACAACGGAATCTCACAGCAGCACACTGAAGGCGTTAAAGCTGTGCCCGCAAGAGACAGTGATGCTAGAAGAGCGGTGA
- the LOC115447349 gene encoding lanC-like protein 3 has product MSKNLLKLFSIISFRKLLSSANPFQYKMVRYFPNPYDDFKPGASGLEKEAIMAQLNEHLVNITKRLQPNRKNIDGGLYVGITGVSFMFYYLSKNSVLSDNKALFLEKAMDYLKPALETSAGDKTSFLLGDAGTYAIATVLKKDLGDEHYVDFLKMYKSLYIQYLNPKFLKCGGDEFFVGRAGYLAGVLWISRELKTQIFSNEDLYKICDLMVASGRDYSMKHKSPCPLMYHYYNTQYLGAAHGISFILQMLLTVPGYLQYNKSAANDIKTTIEFLVSLQTEEGNWPCCMEEVGLSDHKLVHWCHGAPGTIYLMAKAYLVFKDKKFLDACIRAGEVVWQKGLLRKGPGICHGVAGNGYVFLLLHRLTGDEKYLYRAQMFADFLITDEFQKDARLPDNPESLYEGTAGTVCYLADLLVPDKAEFPFQDVF; this is encoded by the coding sequence atgagtaaAAACTTGTTGAagctattttcaattattagtTTCCGTAAACTTCTGTCGTCCGCAAATCCATTTCAGTACAAAATGGTGAGGTATTTTCCCAATCCATACGATGATTTTAAGCCGGGAGCATCAGGGTTGGAAAAGGAGGCTATAATGGCACAGCTAAATGAACATCTAGTAAACATTACGAAGCGGCTTCAGCCTAATCGGAAGAATATTGATGGCGGTTTATACGTCGGCATTACCGGCGTATCTTTTATGTTCTATTATTTGTCGAAGAATTCGGTTCTTTCTGACAACAAAGCGTTATTTCTTGAAAAAGCTATGGACTATCTAAAACCGGCACTCGAAACTTCAGCCGGAGACAAAACATCCTTTTTGTTGGGCGATGCTGGGACTTACGCAATAGCCACCGTGTTGAAGAAGGATTTAGGCGATGAACATTACGTCGACTTTCTTAAAATGTACAAGTCGCTCTACATTCAGTATTTAAATCCGAAGTTCCTCAAGTGCGGTGGAGATGAGTTTTTCGTAGGACGAGCTGGATATTTGGCAGGTGTACTGTGGATCAGCAGAGAattaaaaactcaaatattCAGTAATGAggatttatacaaaatatgtgaCCTCATGGTTGCGTCTGGGCGTGATTATTCCATGAAGCATAAGAGTCCTTGCCCATTGATGTATCACTACTATAACACACAGTATCTCGGTGCTGCTCATggtattagttttatattgcaAATGTTACTTACTGTACCAGGGTACCTGCAATACAATAAGTCAGCTGCTAATGATATTAAGACTACCATTGAGTTTTTAGTTTCCTTGCAAACTGAAGAGGGAAATTGGCCTTGTTGCATGGAGGAAGTTGGTTTAAGTGACCACAAGTTGGTGCATTGGTGCCACGGAGCTCCAGGCACTATATACCTAATGGCTAAAGCATATTTGGTATTCAAGGATAAAAAGTTTCTTGATGCTTGTATCAGGGCCGGAGAAGTTGTGTGGCAAAAGGGATTACTTCGTAAAGGCCCAGGAATTTGTCACGGTGTTGCTGGCAATGGTTATGTTTTTCTACTTCTCCACAGGTTAACAggagatgaaaaatatttgtatagagcGCAGATGTTTGCTGATTTTTTGATAACTGATGAGTTTCAGAAGGATGCGAGGTTGCCAGATAATCCAGAAAGTTTGTATGAAGGCACGGCTGGCACAGTGTGCTATTTAGCTGATTTACTTGTACCCGATAAGGCAGAGTTTCCATTTCaagatgttttttaa
- the LOC115447354 gene encoding leucine-rich repeat-containing protein 49 has protein sequence METCLQFIMAYSRGNMRRIAFRSRGRSAQSLDVNGPRVDPSAGGDGRMFLQIRPAIADPRHALVQRSNTILSGHDFVPREDIKDEMINMQAVGEGKVQLSRTAQEKDRLPDRISLDRRGLSSIPHIVGEPGLRLLSLQHNLINSLSGLSPLDLGKLVFLDVYDNQIDKITSMERLFSLRVLLMGKNRIKRIEGLSNLLKLEVLDLHGNRIGRVCGLSNLSELKVLNLAGNQIKCIGPTDLQGLVSLRELNLKRNRLKKLLGFQNTPKLQKLYLGNNDLQSVEDMSSLAEATSLIDVSLDGNPVALGGDCTPFLVSYLPNLLTLTNMHVTEQVRRAAMAWRSNKEAARAAYCALGGAAQQEARRDQVINNARTNWELLRSENKCFVTAASPTKNVETEKDSSIESPSIIQTGTQTSDAAALPDVVVSLQQPDTEDSDCKNNSNANTKAITEAPKQSPMKKLQRSSTARKPSERRVNFSDRSASQDTDASHSTSTSSDLRLPPILLPIISSLENVKLSDGTENVLKRWESISSLEPVVDSSFSSLPSSTSDSEEETSKIRVRRMPTALRRREKFSTMRSKSVCDPESRRFKGKNSDNSENASNISAGSTNIGNSSTSGSDQNSKALRRENSLNSRLSNRNIRSATISRRSERASSASRASTSRVKSGGKSLASFKTSEPVPKSIPTCKDREQGIDYLVEVCDGLVSAWGAGAVRRLARDWDWEKARTVTRAAFHYVHFNAVAQSLSELKNKFPNVTHISVRATGLQCLGQLHALAELRGITGLTVFPEGNPIQAKIWREYAIYRLAHWGLKEVNEEMVTDDEIKSANKTYHGLSDIVLRALPDAPLQPLLSRLGRSGHSTISAKTWLRAADPALRDVIAKEALQYKKGNVSQEDMSWRVRGRGQLCHAIDLACGAAQRLRTLELQWPMILVEMIEDILRDYSNMEAHVKEQMRNLTDSL, from the exons ATGGAAACTtgcttacaatttataatggCTTACAGTCGAGGAAAC atgAGGCGGATTGCTTTCCGCTCACGAGGAAGATCAGCTCAATCACTTGACGTTAATGGACCGCGAGTTGATCCAAGTGCTGGTGGAGACGGTCGAATGTTTTTGCAAATCCGACCTGCGATTGCTGATCCTAGACATGCACTTGTCCAGCGATCTAACACCATACTCTCTGg acaTGATTTTGTGCCACGAGAAGACATAAAAGACGAGATGATAAACATGCAGGCGGTTGGTGAAGGCAAAGTTCAGTTATCACGAACTGCTCAAGAAAAAGATCGCCTACCAGATAGAATAAGCCTGGACAG AAGGGGCCTTTCGTCAATACCACACATTGTTGGAGAACCCGGACTAAGACTCTTATCGTTACAACACAATTTAATCAACAGCCTCTCGGGTCTATCACCACTTGACTTGGGGAAACTGGTATTTTTAGATGTTTATGATAATCAAATTGATAAAATCACTTCTATGGAGAGACTGTTTAGCTTGCGAGTATTGTTGATGGgaaaaaatag aataaaacGAATTGAAGGTTTATCAAACCTATTAAAGTTAGAAGTTTTGGATTTACATGGAAACAGAATCGGCAGAGTGTGTGGTTTGTCTAATCTAAGTGAACTAAAAGTGCTCAATTTAGCTGGTAACCAAATAAAATGCATAGGACCAACTGATCTCCAGGGATTAGTTTCTCTGAGAGAACTGAATCTGAAAAGGAATCGTTTAAAGAAACTGCTTGGATTCCAAAATACTCCCAAGCTACAGAAATTATATTTAGGAAACAATGATTTACAAAG TGTGGAAGATATGTCGTCACTCGCTGAAGCCACGTCGCTTATTGATGTTTCTCTCGATGGGAATCCTGTTGCACTAGGTGGAGACTGCACGCCATTCTTGGTGTCATATTTACCAAATTTATTAACGCTTACGAACATGCATGTAACGGAACAA gtgCGCAGAGCAGCTATGGCGTGGAGAAGTAACAAAGAAGCTGCTCGCGCCGCTTATTGTGCTCTCGGAGGAGCAGCACAGCAAGAGGCTAGACGCGATCAAGTTATAAACAATGCTCGCACCAACTGGGAACTACTCAG gTCAGAAAACAAATGCTTCGTTACTGCTGCGAGTCCTACGAAAAATGTTGAAACTGAAAAAGATTCATCTATTGAGTCTCCATCAATTATTCAGACTGGCACACAAACTTCAGATGCAGCAGCCCTACCCGACGTCGTAGTTTCCTTACAACAGCCCGATACTGAAGATTCTGATTGCAAAAACAATAGCAATGCAAATACCAAAGCAATTACGGAAGCACCAAAACAGTCACCaatgaaaaaattacaaagGAGCTCGACTGCACGTAAACCATCAGAACGGCGTGTTAACTTTTCAGATAGGAGTGCCTCGCAAGATACTGACGCCTCCCACTCTACCTCCACAAGCAGTGATCTCAGACTACCTCCCATATTATTACCAATAATTTCTTCATTAGAAAACGTAAAACTTTCAGATGGCactgaaaatgtattaaaacgTTGGGAAAGTATTTCTAGTTTGGAACCGGTTGTTGATTCTTCCTTCAGTTCCTTGCCTTCTTCTACAAGCGATAGTGAAGAAGAAACTAGTAAGATACGCGTACGTCGTATGCCCACTGCATTGAGACGCCGCGAAAAATTCAGCACCATGCGTTCTAAATCCGTTTGCGATCCAGAAAGTCGAAGATTTAAGGGTAAAAATTCAGACAACAGTGAAAATGCTAGTAACATATCAGCAGGCAGCACCAACATTGGTAATTCCTCAACTTCAGGAAGTGATCAGAACAGCAAAGCATTGAGACGGgaaaattcattaaatagtAGACTTAGTAACAGAAATATACGCAGTGCAACAATATCAAGAAGAAGTGAAAGAGCTTCTTCTGCCAGTAGAGCTTCAACAAGCAGAGTAAAGTCTGGAGGTAAAAGTTTAGCCAGTTTCAAAACATCTGAACCTGTCCCAAAATCGATTCCGACGTGTAAGGATCGGGAACaag GTATAGATTATTTAGTAGAAGTTTGTGACGGATTGGTAAGCGCTTGGGGTGCGGGCGCAGTGCGTCGTCTAGCCCGTGATTGGGATTGGGAAAAAGCTCGAACTGTTACTCGAGCCGCATTTCACTACGTACATTTCAACGCTGTGGCACAATCTTTATCTGAACTGAAAAACAA GTTTCCCAATGTTACACACATATCGGTACGCGCTACTGGACTTCAATGCCTTGGTCAGCTGCATGCTTTAGCTGAACTGAGGGGAATCACTGGACTAACAGTTTTCCCCGAAGGGAATCCTATTCAAGCAAAAATATGGAGAGAATACGCTATCTACCGACTTGCTCATTGGGGTTTAAAAGAAGTTAATGAGGAAATG gtgACCGATGATGAAATAAAATCAGCTAACAAAACGTATCACGGTCTGAGTGACATAGTGCTGAGAGCTTTGCCGGATGCCCCGCTTCAGCCCTTACTATCACGTCTTGGAAGAAGTGGCCATAGCACAATCAGCGCGAAGACCTGGCTCAGAGCAGCGGACCCAGCATTACGAGATGTCATTGCTAAAGAAgctttacaatacaaaaaaggaAATGTATCTCAG GAGGATATGAGTTGGCGCGTTCGAGGCCGTGGCCAACTGTGTCACGCTATCGATTTGGCTTGCGGCGCTGCACAACGACTGCGCACCCTCGAACTCCAGTGGCCAATGATACTTGTGGAGATGATTGAAGATATTTTAAGAGACTATTCCAACATGGAAGCGCACGTTAAAGAACAAATGCGCAATTTAACCGATTCCCTGTAA
- the LOC115447356 gene encoding SNAPIN protein homolog isoform X2 has translation MDDTESTTTSADENTGNLCDNPTRDTLAEGLLGLLKPTVDQLDDRVRATRISQLELKQQIESLNEELQKVREALNNHPDLDPYVKKLIACKHKVTVVLNVLQASQDRLNEIRRMITKEKGVRIAIQQEPAPEPEQGTSGIVSDKGSIN, from the exons ATGGACGACACTGAGAGTACAACCACATCGGCTGACGAGAATACTGGCAACTTGTGTGACAATCCTACTAGGGATACACTGGCCGAAGGTTTGCTGGGTTTGTTGAAGCCGACAGTGGACCAGCTCGACGATAGAGTCAGAGCTACTAG GATATCACAACTTGAATTGAAACAGCAAATAGAATCATTAAATGAAGAGCTCCAGAAAGTCCGGGAAGCATTGAACAATCATCCGGACCTTGATCCCTATGTTAAGAAACTAATTGCTTGCAAACACAAAGTTACTGTTGTATTAAATGTATTACAAGCTTCACag GATAGATTAAATGAAATCAGACGCATGATAACTAAAGAGAAAGGTGTACGCATAGCAATACAACAGGAACCTGCCCCAGAGCCTGAACAGGGTACCAGTGGGATAGTCTCTGATAAAGGGAGCATAAACTAA